A DNA window from Trypanosoma brucei brucei TREU927 chromosome 11 chr11_scaffold01 genomic scaffold, whole genome shotgun sequence contains the following coding sequences:
- a CDS encoding acidocalcisomal pyrophosphatase, with amino-acid sequence MNNTHGVDSRSDRTSPQDLASAEVAGLPVSALHGTNISTGRGSEADVAEPIQEAVDRKVSELDLAAYDKDDFTQPMIKKIMSRLFSAFDVTHLGYLTPDKVEEVCRYLGRNMSDGDVKAMKAEINAIDGHVTFEKFWAWWCSHPVHSRTKCFSMVSADFSMPYHQQQLVVHEKGEMYTPSYRVLYFFRDLETGRERQVSPWHDIPLYVRDLVRTKPEATPMNRYNFICEIPKWTRAKFEIATGESFNPIKQDIKNGVPRFYKHGDMMWNYGAFPQTWESTEVLFEAGVTGDNDPVDAVEIGMTQFKVGQVSAVKVLGVLGMIDEGEMDWKVVCISHSDPICHFLRDIHDVPKFLPGCLDAIREWFRVYKICQGGEASHFAFDGEFKDKEYAMKVIDESHNMWHNLLKVNKRGEL; translated from the coding sequence ATGAACAACACACACGGTGTGGATTCGCGCAGTGATCGAACGTCTCCCCAAGATTTGGCTTCTGCCGAAGTGGCGGGGCTGCCTGTCTCGGCATTGCATGGTACCAACATAAGTACCGGCAGGGGTTCTGAGGCCGACGTCGCAGAGCCTATTCAGGAGGCGGTTGACCGGAAGGTGAGCGAACTGGATCTTGCCGCCTACGACAAGGATGATTTCACTCAACCAATGATCAAAAAGATCATGAGTCGATTATTCTCAGCATTCGATGTGACGCATCTTGGCTACCTCACGCCTGACAAAGTGGAAGAGGTATGCAGGTACTTGGGCCGTAACATGAGCGATGGGGATGTGAAGGCCATGAAAGCTGAAATCAATGCTATCGATGGTCACGTGACATTTGAGAAGTTTTGGGCGTGGTGGTGTTCCCATCCTGTACATTCCAGGACGAAATGTTTCTCGATGGTGTCTGCCGATTTCTCCATGCCGTATCACCAGCAGCAGTTGGTTGTGCACGAGAAAGGTGAAATGTACACACCCAGCTACCGCGTACTGTACTTCTTCAGGGATTTGGAAACCGGTAGGGAGCGGCAGGTATCGCCGTGGCATGACATCCCGCTGTATGTACGTGATCTTGTGCGAACAAAGCCCGAGGCGACACCAATGAATCGCTACAATTTCATCTGTGAGATCCCTAAGTGGACGCGCGCAAAGTTTGAGATCGCGACTGGAGAGTCATTTAATCCCATAAAGCAGGATATCAAGAATGGCGTACCTCGGTTCTACAAGCATGGTGATATGATGTGGAACTATGGTGCGTTTCCACAGACATGGGAGAGCACAGAGGTGTTATTCGAGGCTGGTGTGACTGGTGACAATGACCCCGTAGATGCTGTTGAGATCGGGATGACGCAATTCAAAGTCGGTCAGGTGAGTGCAGTAAAAGTGCTAGGTGTGCTTGGAATGATTGACGAGGGCGAAATGGATTGGAAAGTTGTTTGCATATCCCACAGCGATCCTATATGTCACTTCTTGAGAGACATCCATGACGTACCGAAGTTCCTTCCTGGATGTCTTGATGCCATCCGTGAGTGGTTCCGTGTGTACAAGATTTGTCAGGGTGGTGAAGCGAGCCATTTTGCTTTCGATGGTGAATTCAAGGACAAGGAATACGCAATGAAGGTGATTGATGAGTCTCACAACATGTGGCATAACTTGCTCAAGGTGAACAAGAGGGGAGAACTGTGA